In Dehalococcoidia bacterium, the genomic stretch GATGTTTCTCCAGATCAGGGAAAAACTTCTTGATGTCCTCTTCAAAAGTCGCTATCAATTCCTTCAACTGATGCCTGTTTTCGGCTCTCTCCATCTCAAAGATATTGGGGAAATCATACCAGTTAGCCATGAACCAGAACACGATCTGGTGTTGCCCCGTGTCACCCTCGTAGCCCGGCAGATAGTTGGCCCAAATGCTCCATCCGCTCTTGGTATATTCGGGCCAGACCCATTTACCCCAGTCCTCAGGCCAACCCTGCAGCTCTTTGTCAACGCCGCATACAATCGGAACAGATGCGCCAAACCGATTCTTGATGCCGTTTATCTGCTCCACATACCAGCGTGGCAGCTTGCTTTCGGGAATTACTTTGAAAATGTCCCAAATCGGCAAGGCACAAATCACGTCCGGCGCTCTGACGATTGTGGTTTCGAGCAACTGGAGAGGAGTTACCCGATCCCCCACCGGGATTTCCACACCCACAACCCTGCCATTCGCGATGACAATCTCATCGACCGGAGTGCCGGTTCTGATCTGGCCCCCGTTTTCGATGATGACCTCACAAAGGGATTTCCAGTAAAGCGAGTATCCGCCGCCTTTGACCGACCCCCACAACCCTCCCCATCCACCGAGCCTTTCAAAATGCTCCTTTAAGAATATCAGAAGGTCGCCTGTTCCAAAATCCTCATACTTGGTTCCGGCAAAAGCCCCTACAGCCTGGCTC encodes the following:
- a CDS encoding FAD-dependent oxidoreductase; this translates as MYDADVIIVGGGPTGLCCGALLAKRGKKVILFEKAGKPYPEVFYDWKGASFYRDGEWVYLMDLIDLKKLRKMIEEIINTPYEDLAKLDTFPLKEWVAQRCDEEGMHIFWWSQAVGAFAGTKYEDFGTGDLLIFLKEHFERLGGWGGLWGSVKGGGYSLYWKSLCEVIIENGGQIRTGTPVDEIVIANGRVVGVEIPVGDRVTPLQLLETTIVRAPDVICALPIWDIFKVIPESKLPRWYVEQINGIKNRFGASVPIVCGVDKELQGWPEDWGKWVWPEYTKSGWSIWANYLPGYEGDTGQHQIVFWFMANWYDFPNIFEMERAENRHQLKELIATFEEDIKKFFPDLEKHLLWKLHTVGPFGLAAVPGVRGQAQPGMDVPGVKNLLLAGDTTREARGITVQSCARSAFMVVDRITKK